One window of Streptococcus suis genomic DNA carries:
- a CDS encoding GNAT family N-acetyltransferase — protein sequence MAEQMRRVASLFGDWPEAIIWTCLEGRMGQIHVDNAQSPQSALALYGRQSFFGFLAGQPHRDLLKMCEGKDIILVPQNQAWPDLIEEAYGDRVRFFTRYATKKETEFDLGHLQKLVDDLPESFDMKLIDRNLYEACLVEEWSRDLVGNYIDVEQFLDFGLGYVILHKGQVVSGASSYASYSAGIEIEVDTREDYRGLGLAKACAAQLILACLDRGLYPSWDAHTLTSLKLAEKLGYQLDKPYRAYEWR from the coding sequence ATGGCAGAGCAGATGAGACGAGTAGCTAGTTTATTTGGAGATTGGCCTGAGGCAATTATTTGGACCTGTTTAGAAGGCAGAATGGGACAGATTCATGTCGATAATGCCCAGTCACCCCAGTCAGCCCTAGCTCTCTATGGACGACAGAGCTTCTTTGGTTTTTTAGCTGGCCAGCCACATCGAGACTTGCTAAAAATGTGCGAGGGAAAGGATATTATTCTAGTCCCCCAAAACCAAGCCTGGCCAGACTTGATAGAAGAAGCTTACGGAGACAGAGTTCGTTTTTTTACTCGATACGCTACGAAAAAGGAAACTGAGTTTGACCTTGGGCATTTACAGAAACTGGTTGATGACTTGCCTGAAAGCTTTGATATGAAACTGATTGACCGTAATCTGTACGAGGCTTGTCTGGTAGAGGAATGGTCACGGGATTTGGTGGGAAATTATATAGATGTGGAACAATTTTTGGACTTTGGGCTGGGCTATGTCATCTTGCATAAGGGACAGGTGGTCTCAGGGGCTTCATCCTATGCCAGCTATTCAGCTGGGATTGAGATAGAAGTGGATACTAGGGAAGACTATCGAGGTCTGGGTTTGGCAAAAGCCTGTGCGGCTCAGTTAATTTTAGCTTGTTTAGACCGCGGACTCTATCCAAGCTGGGATGCCCACACCTTGACATCCTTGAAACTGGCTGAAAAGCTGGGTTACCAATTAGACAAGCCCTATCGAGCATATGAATGGAGATAA